AGTTAACCAAGCTTTTAAAAGGATTTAAATCAGAACGTTTTGTTCCAGCTACAATCTCTAATATGCAGTCTGAGCTGGGTTTTTCTCTTGAAATAACGGCTTTTGCTACCAATCTGGAAGACGTAAGTAAGATTAGCTATACGAGAAAAAAGAAGACTAATGATGAGTCTGAACTGACAAGCATATCAAAATTACCTGATCATCTTAGACGGGAAACTACAGTATTAGAGCCTGTAGAGGACGTAACCGATTGTGTAAAGATCGGAGAAGAAGTACGTGAAACGTTGAGCTGGAAACCGGGAGAAATATTTGTTAATCGGACTGTTGTAAATGTTTACAGTCGCATCGCTACTGGAAAAAAGGGGAAGGAAATTATTATCAAATCAGCACTTCCTGTAAGGGCAATAAATAAATGCCTTGCTGATCCTGCCTTATTGGCGCAAATAACAGTTGACAAGCTAGTAGATCATAAGCCACTCAATCGTCAACTGGAGACATTCAAACGTAATGGAGTAATAATTGCATACTCCATTATTGCAGATTGGATTTGCCTTGTTGCGAAAGCTCTTCAACCATTGGGGATTATACTCTTGAAAGAGATGTATAAGTATGATTACTGGCATGCAGATGAAACCACTATTGAAGTATTAGATAGAGCAAAAGAAAAGGAGACTCATAAAGGATACTATTGGAGCTACCTAACAGGTGATGGGAAATTAATTTACTATGATTATCAGCCTGGCCGTGGAGGAGAACGACCACTGAGTATACTAAAGGATTTTAAAGGAAATCTTCAAGTGGACGGTTACGCCATTTACGATGAACTTCCACTTGAAGATATTACAATCTTCTACTGTATGGCGCACGCGCGGCGGCGAATATATGACGCCCAAAGCAATAACATAAAACTAGCTTCACACGCATTGGCTGAAATAGCAAAGCTATATGCAATAGAACAGGAATGCAAAGATGAAAATCTAAGTGAAGAACAAATAAAGGAATATCGGCTAAAGAAAAGTATTCCCATACTCAAAGAGCCAGGTGAATGGATGGTAAACGAGTATAAACAACTTCGCCCCAAAACGCTCATTGCAAAAGCACTTGCCTATAGTATTAAAAGGTGGGAAAAGCTAAGCCTATATGCAACTACAGGACATCTTCAAATAGACAATAACGCGATTGAGCGTTGTATGAGAAGTGTGGCTGTTGGAAGGAAAAATTATTTATTCTGCGGTAGTCATGACGCAGCCGGAAGAGCTGGGCGACTTTACTCTTTACTAGTTACCTGCAAGCTCAATAATGTAAACCCATACGAATGGCTGAAAGATATACTGAGCCAAGACCTGAGTGAAATCCCCATCAATCAGATTAAAAATCTACTACCTCACAATTGGAAAAAATAGATACTGCCCAAAATGGAAATGGCTTAGTGCAAAATTAAGACGAAAAATGATACCCATTTTTAAATATCCCGGAGGCATACAAGAATCCTGCCCCTGTCTTTTCACCCATCGCTTGAATGTTGACGACGCGAGGTGATTCAGTTCACAGAATTTTGCAATACTCAACTTACTGGATCATTGCTTCTGTATTATTTTGAACGCTTCTCTTTTACTAATATAATTACGCTTAAGTCGAAGTTTTGGGGCTTGTTCCATGATATTGGTTTGGAACAATATTACGAATGACTTTTATTCTGGAAAAGATGCCGAGAACCGAATCATTACCTTAGTTATAACCATATCTTATCTTTGAAATCGTAAAAAGTTCTTTCTCTTTTGGCTCTTCTTAGAGGGGATACCATTATCGGTACGAGGGGATATCATCACTGGAATTTACATATTTCAGTTATCTTTTCCAGTACTTGTATAAATCGGCTAGGGTTAAGATGTTTCTATTTTAATTCAAAATGATTTCTTCAAATAATCATTTAATGACATTCAACAACCGAAAACGCCGATCAGAAAGCAGACTAACTGTTATAAAAACATTCTCTATGATTAATTAATCATCTATGGTTCAATGTATTAAAAATAATAAAATTAAATTATCTATAGAAAATATTAGTTTTGCGCTATTTTTCTGGTTAATTGTATTGTTAATACCAATCGCCTACTTGAGAATTTAAATCCATGGCCTAACATTTAACATTCAATCATCATTTTCCAATACCTTTTGATTTTTCCATCTTTATTCATTATTTCAAGCCAGAGAATTTGAATTTATTACTGCAGTTGGGGCTTGGTATTATTTTTCATTTGTAATAGAAATTCAATAAGCAATATGACAAATGTGAAAGTTATAATTCCTGAGAATAACTGAAATCGTAATGCTATCGGCGACGCAAATACACTAAATGAAAAATTAAGTCCCCAAAAACAAGTTACTATTACCAAAACTTTACCTAAATCCTTATTTGTATTATAACCTTTTAAAAATACAAAACTAATAATGCCGAGTAAAAAAATAATATTTAAGGCTGCCATTAATCCTGGAAAAACAAATAAAATATTCACTTTAAAATCAGAGAAAATTGAATATATTTTCTCTGATTTATAATCAAACCAAATTTTAGCAATGGGATCAACATGGTCAACTCCTGTACTATATTTTTCAAGATACTCAATCGGTGGAGAATAATATCTTGATGCATTTGGGAGCAAAAAGTATTTAATAAATGCAAGCGGATAACTTTTTATAATGAACCATCCAAATTCCTCATAAAATGGGGCTATTCTCGCCCAAGATTTAAATTCATAAATGTTTTGAGTACTATCAACTAATCCTAAATATTGTCTTAAAGGAAGTCGTGGTGTCCACATATAAACTGTACTAATTTTCAGTTGTTCTTCAGGATATTTGATATTATTTCTGGCTGAATCAAAATATTCTCTAATAATCTTATTTAATTTATAGAATTTGGAGGGAACATCTTTGACTTTACTGTTATCAATAGACCGATATGCATACATAGCATTATTAGCTAACTGCCATCCTGAGAATGGCGAAAATTGCTTATATCCAGTTAATTCATAGTATTTTTGTTTATTAAAATTTATAAATGTTCCTAATAAGAATGCGACTAATGCAATTCCCCACATTTTTAATAAAAAATTTCTTCTATATAATAAAAAAGAAACGACAAGAATAGTTGGATAATACAAGGCATTATATCTTATCGTAAATAGTATAAATACAACTAATGCATTAAGTGTAATAATTTTTATATTAGGTTGATAAATACACCATAACAGTAAATTGTACCATAATAAGCTTAGAGATAGAAATAGTGAATCACTTGAGATATAATTTGCGAGATAAAGAAAAATTGGATTGAATAAGATAGAACCAAACAATATAATTCTTGATATTTTAGAAGGATTGTAAAAATAAAATATTGTAAAAACAAAAGACATTGCATTTAACTGGAGTAAAACATACTGGAAAACCACCAAGATTGTATCAGAGTGGGAAAATACACTAAAAAGCCTTAAAAACTTAGGGTATCCTATTGGATGAATACCAATATCATCATTAAAAAAAGCTGAGGTAATGTATGTATATGAATCTGCGTTAATAAAACTAGCAAAAGGATAACAATATTTAAATAATAATAATTGAATTATTATTCCGAATGTTCCTACTATGACCAATTTTTTATTTAGCGAATCTTTAAAGATAAAGTCTTTATAGGTAATTCTATCTTTTTCTATTATTTTGTTTAAAAGGTTTCTCTCTTTTTTTATCTCCCCTTGATCAACTTTTTCACTATGCTCATGATAATCTTTTTGTGTATTTTGGGAACACATATTGATGTGGAAATTTTTAATGGATGATTAAAGGAATATACTTAAAACTTCATAAAGTTAGCTAATCATTGTATTTGAGAGATTAGGAGTTCGCGAAATAAATTTAACATAAAATAAAGTAATAGGTGTATTTGGGAATACTATTTCGTTAAGTGTTAAAATCTAAAATCGAGATTTGTCTTGTCCGGCGAAAATTTTACACATTGTCAAGTCCTGAAAAAGTTTACAGCTTGGGAAATGAAAAAATTTATATCTCAAAAGACGTTTATAAAATGACAAATATAAATGATTATAAGATATTGTCATTTTCGTAGTTATACGAATTGACAGTATTTGTGATCAATCAATATAGTAATTTCATATTGAGAATCATTTTTTTAAACCCTTGCAATTCTCCTGCAATTCCTGCTCTTTATGATAATTCCGCCTTCTTTTCCCATGTTTCTTTAATAGCTTATCTAATTGATGAGCTTTATGAGGTGTCAAGTAATTACAACTCATATGAGGCCGAAGAATATTATAGGTTTGAATGGCAGCCTGCTTACTAAGAGCACTTCTACATGAGATTGAATATTCCGTTTAGTTGAAAATCTTTTTCAATATTCCATTTATTCTCTCAGCCACAGCATTTTTATAAGGATCTCCGTTTTCTGTCATACTTATGAGTATTTCATGACAACCCGGTTCTTCATCAATTTTGGTGATAGATGAGGTTCATTAATATTTGAGAAGAGTATAACAAACAACCCCAAATGAATTTCGGACTTCTTTTCTTGGATTGGAATAAGCCATTTAATACTACGGCTGTAAACATTATAAAGGTCATTATATCTGCGAGTTGAATCCAGATTTAAGACTGCTAAATGGCCGAAGTGTTCTCGAAAAAGTTCCGCTGTACATAAATAGTCAAAAATAAAGGATTTACCTGCTATTGGCAATGAAATATTAATTAATCTAAATTGTAAAAAAATCTTTTGTAAAAATGTGAAATGTGATCGGATAATATTTACCGAGCGATTTCAGAATAAAATTAAACCGTATTCGTGGATGAGCGATCGTCTGGTTAACCTATTACTTAAAACTGGTTTATTAGCTGGAGGCAAGTATGCCTCCGGGAAGTTTAATATTGAAAACAATTTTTCATACTAGCTTTGCGTAAGGCCTTCTATATGCTGAAGATTATTAACCTTTCCAGTTATATGGCAGCAAGGTTTTGATCTGATTGATAGGCATTTCATTGATATCCCTACTCAGAACATCCTTCAGCCAGTTATGTGGATTAACATTGTTCAGTTTGCAGGTCACCAGTAAAGAGTAAAGTAATCCTGCTCTTTGTGCAGCATCATGAGAACCACAGAAGAGATGGTTTTTTCGCCCTACTGCAACATTTCTCATGCATCTCTCGATCGCATTGTTGTCGATCATAAGATTACCAGTATGGGCATAAAGACTTAATTTCTCCCACCTCTTTATACTATAAGCAAACGCTTGTGCAATAAGGGATTTTGGTCTGAGTTGCTGGTATTCATTTTTCATCCATTCACCCAATGTTTTAAGTATAGGTAGACTTTCCTTATTACGGCGGTCTTTTTTTTGTTCTTCATTCAGCTGTTCTTCCTGGCATGCTTGTTCAATCCCATACAGTTTTGCAATCTCCTGTAAAGCATAGGATGCCAGTTGTTCATTATTACTTCGCGCATCATAAATCTTACGGCGCGCATGAGCCATGCAGTAAAATACTGTAATATTCTCTAATGATAACTCGTCGTACACAGCGTAACCATCAGCCTGGAGATGGCCTTTAAAATATTCAGAGGTCTTTCACCTCCACGACCAGGCTGGTAATCATAATAAATCATTTTGCTATCACCCATCAGGAAGGTCCAAAAGTAGCCTTTATGAGTTTCTTTTTGCTTAGTTCTATCCAACACCGCAATGCCAGTCTCGTCAGCATGCCAGTAGTTATACTTGTACATTTCCTTCAGATGGATAGTACCAGGAGGCATTAATGCCTTTGCTACCAACCCTACC
This window of the Chitinophaga sancti genome carries:
- the tnpC gene encoding IS66 family transposase → MSESAAHINYKELYEATLLMNQHLLKGMEQQQKSNQSLQDQVAQLQYQLQQLTKLLKGFKSERFVPATISNMQSELGFSLEITAFATNLEDVSKISYTRKKKTNDESELTSISKLPDHLRRETTVLEPVEDVTDCVKIGEEVRETLSWKPGEIFVNRTVVNVYSRIATGKKGKEIIIKSALPVRAINKCLADPALLAQITVDKLVDHKPLNRQLETFKRNGVIIAYSIIADWICLVAKALQPLGIILLKEMYKYDYWHADETTIEVLDRAKEKETHKGYYWSYLTGDGKLIYYDYQPGRGGERPLSILKDFKGNLQVDGYAIYDELPLEDITIFYCMAHARRRIYDAQSNNIKLASHALAEIAKLYAIEQECKDENLSEEQIKEYRLKKSIPILKEPGEWMVNEYKQLRPKTLIAKALAYSIKRWEKLSLYATTGHLQIDNNAIERCMRSVAVGRKNYLFCGSHDAAGRAGRLYSLLVTCKLNNVNPYEWLKDILSQDLSEIPINQIKNLLPHNWKK
- a CDS encoding transposase domain-containing protein, with translation MTCKLNNVNPHNWLKDVLSRDINEMPINQIKTLLPYNWKG